In one Ictalurus furcatus strain D&B chromosome 28, Billie_1.0, whole genome shotgun sequence genomic region, the following are encoded:
- the LOC128603384 gene encoding FAST kinase domain-containing protein 5, mitochondrial: protein MSARALWRQAATLRVFAQSICWPAYRVQYLSSEWKNGKVQKEKKSQTVEQRRGAETGEGCSLVYNPAAYYQSRAEHSAVQRGPVREEETSQPVPGAGFRQQSNHYMIGSSRHLSISKNAQLGLAFNREVADKGSTSDHPKDDVSTYIKRDTRAFQRCRPEYSMMTYDVYQRPPAIQIKDGLLLLHKAALMKNIDASNVAHFICELGRLEPEQTVVVRGNMRFSMLLRYSVENLQNFTHLQLIEVLRAFVRLGLSHHHSVLELYEAEFSCRTSEMELHQLLLVADLWRCLGRSVPQYVAKLCDCISKHLNQMGPPELVQFVYVLGESRQCPEFVLQCLEGIIMRHLEELKGEEVGAVCLGLFKTQNSLSVGALRRLVDRACVVVKEMSDFGIVNVMKLMRFSHLDHLHWLETLSSEVPRRAPQMAVQGLMHIALTCSALHYRDDGVLLAVAKHLPHLPSQYRSKDAAKLLWAFGNLGILPSQCPSFHPRLTETLRDRESEFRSYPEHLLTALLGLAFVGQFPHDLLSLALSPEFTNQVTGLIDLKKDLFTLDGTVAIELPGWTGPRMNPTIQEEVTKKLWDFAQSELCQKPEVLEAEAVLQELLGGKLFVHKRMILPHMRSIDLEVHMDPSGNPLPVASETYQSHYNPDKGSVWPLDWKEMHTGVTLTDDLLVQLTSGKKPAVSTTMSSQQPILRPVEVSTKRESILSIGVDLTDDLLNAITKRPAYSSIHGHATSASAIVRLAVQVTSRNHYCYRTQRLTGLYAMKRRQLALAGYTVVELPHWEWFPLLRRSLAERLAYIHCKIFSSFDSRNKK from the coding sequence ATGTCTGCAAGGGCACTGTGGCGTCAAGCAGCTACGCTGCGTGTGTTCGCCCAATCAATATGCTGGCCAGCGTACAGAGTTCAGTATCTCTCGTCCGAGTGGAAAAATGGGAAAGtccagaaagagaaaaagagccAAACAGTGGAGCAGCGACGGGGTGCAGAAACCGGCGAGGGCTGCTCGCTGGTGTACAATCCCGCTGCTTATTACCAATCCAGAGCAGAGCACTCTGCCGTCCAGAGAGGTCCGGTGAGAGAAGAGGAAACCTCTCAGCCCGTCCCAGGTGCTGGGTTCAGACAGCAGAGTAATCACTATATGATCGGTTCCTCGCGCCACTTATCCATCTCTAAAAACGCCCAGCTTGGTTTAGCTTTTAATAGAGAAGTAGCTGACAAAGGGAGTACATCTGATCATCCTAAAGATGACGTCTCTACGTATATAAAAAGGGACACGCGGGCCTTTCAGAGATGTAGGCCTGAGTACAGCATGATGACCTATGACGTGTACCAGCGTCCACCTGCTATTCAGATAAAAGATGGCTTGTTACTGCTTCATAAAGCTGCCTTGATGAAAAACATTGACGCCTCGAATGTAGCTCATTTTATTTGCGAACTCGGCCGCTTGGAACCCGAACAGACCGTGGTGGTCAGGGGCAACATGCGGTTCTCCATGCTGCTGCGTTACAGCGTGGAGAACCTGCAAAACTTCACACATCTGCAGCTGATTGAAGTTTTGCGTGCCTTCGTGAGACTGGGATTGTCCCATCACCACAGCGTACTGGAATTGTACGAAGCCGAATTCAGCTGCCGGACCAGTGAGATGGAGCTGCACCAGCTTCTGCTCGTGGCTGACCTGTGGCGATGCCTCGGCCGGTCAGTCCCGCAGTATGTGGCCAAATTGTGTGACTGCATTAGCAAGCATTTGAACCAGATGGGTCCACCAGAGCTGGTCCAGTTTGTTTATGTACTTGGAGAAAGCAGACAGTGCCCTGAATTTGTTCTCCAGTGTCTAGAAGGCATTATAATGAGGCATCTAGAAGAGCTGAAGGGTGAAGAAGTGGGTGCTGTTTGCTTGGGTCTGTTTAAAACTCAGAACTCACTCTCAGTGGGAGCATTGCGCAGACTTGTGGACCGAGCATGTGTTGTAGTTAAGGAAATGAGTGACTTTGGCATCGTGAATGTGATGAAGCTAATGAGATTCAGCCATCTGGACCACCTCCACTGGTTGGAGACGCTTAGCTCGGAAGTGCCTCGCCGTGCTCCGCAGATGGCCGTCCAGGGCTTAATGCACATCGCTTTGACCTGCTCTGCACTGCACTACCGTGATGATGGTGTTCTCCTGGCTGTAGCAAAACACCTACCCCATTTACCTTCTCAATACAGGAGCAAAGATGCTGCTAAGCTTCTGTGGGCGTTTGGCAACCTGGGCATCCTTCCCAGCCAGTGCCCAAGCTTTCACCCTCGCCTCACAGAAACCCTGCGAGACCGAGAGTCAGAATTCCGTAGCTACCCTGAACACCTCCTAACAGCCCTTCTAGGCTTGGCGTTTGTGGGTCAGTTCCCACATGACTTACTGAGTTTGGCTTTAAGCCCAGAATTCACAAACCAAGTCACAGGATTAATAGATTTGAAGAAGGATCTCTTCACTTTGGATGGGACGGTGGCGATTGAGCTGCCTGGCTGGACCGGGCCACGGATGAACCCCACAATCCAGGAGGAGGTGACTAAAAAGCTATGGGACTTTGCCCAGTCTGAATTGTGTCAGAAACCAGAGGTTCTTGAGGCAGAGGCTGTTCTCCAGGAGCTGCTGGGAGGAAAGTTATTCGTGCACAAGCGAATGATCCTACCACATATGCGCTCTATCGACCTCGAAGTGCACATGGATCCCAGTGGAAATCCTCTACCAGTTGCATCTGAGACCTATCAAAGCCACTATAATCCAGACAAGGGATCTGTTTGGCCTCTGGACTGGAAAGAAATGCACACAGGAGTGACCCTGACGGATGATTTGTTGGTACAGTTGACCAGTGGCAAAAAACCAGCCGTGTCAACAACTATGTCCAGCCAGCAACCAATTCTACGTCCTGTAGAGGTCTCCACCAAAAGAGAAAGTATTCTGAGCATAGGAGTTGACCTGACTGACGATCTCTTGAACGCTATAACAAAACGACCGGCGTATTCTTCCATCCACGGACACGCTACATCAGCGTCGGCTATTGTTCGGCTCGCGGTTCAAGTGACCAGTAGAAACCATTATTGTTACAGGACACAGCGGTTAACCGGGCTGTACGCGATGAAGAGGAGGCAGCTAGCCTTGGCAGGATATACAGTTGTGGAGCTGCCACATTGGGAATGGTTCCCACTGCTCCGACGCTCCCTCGCTGAGAGACTTGCTTACATACACTGCAAAATTTTTAGTAGTTTTGACTCCCGAAATAAGAAATGA
- the rnf185 gene encoding E3 ubiquitin-protein ligase RNF185 isoform X2: protein MASASPPQPQPQSSSSSATDGTGTGSGTQTQGETGSQDSTFECNICLDTSKDAVISLCGHLFCWPCLHQWLETRPNRQVCPVCKAGISRDKVIPLYGRGSTGQQDPRERTPPRPQGQRPEPENRGGFQGFGFGDGGFQMSFGIGAFPFGIFATAFNINDGRPPPAPGTPQYMDEQFLSRLFLFVALVIMFWLLIA from the exons ATGGCCAGTGCCTCTCCTCCTCAACCTCAGCCTCAGTCATCGAGCTCTTCAGCTACAGACGGCACAGGGACCGGCTCTGGTACCCAAACACAGGGAGAGACCGGCAGCCAGGACAGCACGTTCGAGTGTAACATCTGCTTGGACACGTCCAAGGACGCCGTGATAAGCTTATGTGGCCATCTGTTTTG CTGGCCATGCTTGCATCAG TGGTTGGAAACCAGGCCGAACAGACAGGTGTGTCCGGTATGTAAAGCAGGCATCAGCAGAGATAAAGTGATCCCGCTGTATGGGCGAGGCAGCACGGGTCAGCAGGACCCCAG AGAGAGAACTCCTCCCAGACCACAAGGCCAGAGACCCGAGCCTGAAAACCGTGGC GGGTTTCAAGGATTTGGTTTTGGAGATGGCGGCTTCCAGATGTCCTTCGGTATCGGAGCGTTTCCTTTTGGGATTTTTGCCACAGCATTCAACATCAACGATGGAAGACCACCTCCAG CTCCCGGAACGCCACAGTACATGGACGAGCAGTTCCTGTCCCGCCTCTTCCTGTTTGTGGCGCTCGTCATCATGTTTTGGCTTCTCATCGCGTAA
- the rnf185 gene encoding E3 ubiquitin-protein ligase RNF185 isoform X1 gives MASASPPQPQPQSSSSSATDGTGTGSGTQTQGETGSQDSTFECNICLDTSKDAVISLCGHLFCWPCLHQWLETRPNRQVCPVCKAGISRDKVIPLYGRGSTGQQDPRERTPPRPQGQRPEPENRGGFQGFGFGDGGFQMSFGIGAFPFGIFATAFNINDGRPPPAAPGTPQYMDEQFLSRLFLFVALVIMFWLLIA, from the exons ATGGCCAGTGCCTCTCCTCCTCAACCTCAGCCTCAGTCATCGAGCTCTTCAGCTACAGACGGCACAGGGACCGGCTCTGGTACCCAAACACAGGGAGAGACCGGCAGCCAGGACAGCACGTTCGAGTGTAACATCTGCTTGGACACGTCCAAGGACGCCGTGATAAGCTTATGTGGCCATCTGTTTTG CTGGCCATGCTTGCATCAG TGGTTGGAAACCAGGCCGAACAGACAGGTGTGTCCGGTATGTAAAGCAGGCATCAGCAGAGATAAAGTGATCCCGCTGTATGGGCGAGGCAGCACGGGTCAGCAGGACCCCAG AGAGAGAACTCCTCCCAGACCACAAGGCCAGAGACCCGAGCCTGAAAACCGTGGC GGGTTTCAAGGATTTGGTTTTGGAGATGGCGGCTTCCAGATGTCCTTCGGTATCGGAGCGTTTCCTTTTGGGATTTTTGCCACAGCATTCAACATCAACGATGGAAGACCACCTCCAG CAGCTCCCGGAACGCCACAGTACATGGACGAGCAGTTCCTGTCCCGCCTCTTCCTGTTTGTGGCGCTCGTCATCATGTTTTGGCTTCTCATCGCGTAA